Proteins encoded together in one Kwoniella shandongensis chromosome 3, complete sequence window:
- a CDS encoding dihydropyrimidinase, translated as MYDLVIYNGLIVTTSHISPVDTWIGITGDKIVTIQSGKPPKDVGKRYIDAKGGYITPGGIDTHVHLQQLQVAPGEDTGDTFESGTRSATAGGTTTIIAFANQQRHDESLYPLVEEYHRRAAANGTWCDYGFHMILTNPTKKILDEELPVLFEKEGISSIKVYMTYEARRVGDRDMLEIMLRTRKLGMTLMIHAENDDMVQLVIDHLKENDLTEPHHHAIARTPLAEVEATNRAICLSNLVSSPILIVHVSSSAAMSRIRTAQNDLQPIFAETCPQYLLMLAEAMQPSGHGCGCSHGTEKTENKSFEGAKLICSPPLRESKDDLDAVWKGMINGTVTTFSSDHCPSAFDHPMGKKKGLQGGKADFTKVPNGLPGVETRLPLLMTYGVERQRISVQRFVEVTSTQPAHLYGLQHRKGAIAVGMDADIVIWYPPGEVKHDITNDNLHHSIDYTPFEGFEVSNWPRDNGGLVGRAGLGTYVKRIKGTVGHESRGETHLERITRMARA; from the exons ATGTACGACCTCGTCATCTACAATGGACTGatcgtcaccacctctcACATCTCGCCTGTGGACACGTGGATTGGTATCACCGGCGACAAGATCGTCACGATCCAATCCGGTAAACCGCCCAAAGATGTTGGCAAGAGGTACATTGATGCCAAAGGAGGGTACATAACGCCTGGAGGGATTGACACACATGTTCATCTCCAACAATTGCAGGTCGCTCCTGGGGAAGATACCGGTGATACCTTTGAATCTGGAACAAGATCTGCTACTGCAGGAGGAACAACGACTATCATAGCGTTTGCGAACCAACAGCGACATGACGAGAGTCTGTACCCACTTGTGGAGGAATATCATCGTAGAGCTGCGGCAAACGGGACATGGTGTGATTACGGATTCCACATGATTCTGACAAATCCGACAAAGAAGATCTTGGACGAGGAGTTGCCGGTCTTgtttgagaaagaaggaatCAGCAgtatcaaa GTCTACATGACATACGAAGCGAGACGTGTAGGAGATCGGGACATGCTGGAGATCATGCTGCGCACCAGAAAGTTGGGTATGACATTGATGATTCATGCGGAGAACGACGATATGGTCCAACT AGTGATTGATCATCTCAAAGAGAACGACTTGACGGAGCCTCATCACCACGCAATTGCTCGAACACCGCTCGCCGAAGTGGAAGCCACCAATCGCGCGATCTGCTTGAGTAACCTCGTCTCGTCACCCATTCTCATCGTTCACGTTTCCTCCTCGGCTGCCATGTCCCGGATCCGAACTGCGCAGAACGATCTCCAGCCCATCTTCGCGGAGACATGCCCTCAGTACCTACTGATGTTGGCTGAAGCGATGCAGCCTTCTGGTCACGGATGTGGTTGTTCTCACGGCAcggagaagaccgagaacAAATCGTTTGAAGGGGCAAAGTTGATTTGCTCTCCACCACTCCGAGAGTCAAAGGATGATCTCGACGCAGTGTGGAAGGGAATGATCAATGGAACTGTCACAACCTTCTCAAGTGATCACTGTCCGAGCGCATTTGACCATccgatggggaagaagaagggtctgCAAGGTGGAAAGGCGGACTTCACAAAGGTGCCAAATGGACTACCCGGTGTGGAGACGAGACTCCCGCTGCTCATGACTTATGGGGTGGAAAGGCAGAGAA TCTCGGTGCAGCGCTTCGTCGAAGTCACTTCTACTCAACCCGCTCACCTTTATGGTCTTCAGCATCGAAAGGGCGCCATTGCCGTGGGTATGGACGCCGATATCGTAATCTGGTATCCTCCCGGTGAGGTTAAACACGATATTACGAATGACAATCTGCACCATTCAATTGATTACACCCCTTTCGAGGGCTTCGAAGTGTCCAACtggccgag AGATAATGGTGGTCTTGTTGGCAGGGCTGGGTTGGGTACATACGTTAAGAGGATAAAGGGGACCGTGGGTCACGAGTCTAGGGGCGAGACTCATCTTGAGAGGATCACGCGTATGGCCCGGGCGTAA